From the genome of Yersinia enterocolitica, one region includes:
- a CDS encoding glycosyl hydrolase family 32, which yields MQEVSLLKQLTLAVMRGQIRASRDPHRPGWHLAPSVGLLNDPNGFIYHAGYYHLFYQWNPLDCRHGSKYWGHWRSADLIHWEHQPVALVPSEEYESHGCYSGSAVIADDRITLIYTGNVKYPDGSRTAFQCLAQENERGEYDKLGPVLPLPAGYTGHVRDPKVWQHDGQWYMVLGAQDKQLQGKVLLLRSDDLRKWHNLGEIAGSGLGGLGPFGYMWECPDIFRLADQEVLIFCPQGIAAEAERYRNTFQAGYLLGQLDYTKAAFNHQAFHELDLGFEFYAPQTTLAADGRRLLFAWMGIPDEDELYQPTVAHGWIHTMTCPRELSLVDGKVIQRPARELQALRREHRQWQGRAQQAPALSIRSAEMIVEVSAPFILELGDEMMLIWDGERITLSRRNLRTGLQEFRYWRGQLQQLQLLCDSCSIEIFINQGEAVMTTCYFPTEDPIAIFNGNAELCLQHWLLSSPMLE from the coding sequence ATGCAAGAAGTCAGTTTGCTAAAACAACTTACGCTGGCAGTGATGCGTGGCCAAATCCGCGCATCGCGTGACCCTCATCGGCCAGGCTGGCACCTGGCCCCCAGTGTCGGGCTGCTGAATGATCCCAACGGGTTTATTTATCATGCTGGCTATTATCATTTGTTCTATCAATGGAACCCGTTAGATTGCCGCCACGGCAGTAAATACTGGGGCCATTGGCGTAGTGCCGATCTGATTCATTGGGAACATCAGCCTGTCGCATTGGTGCCCAGTGAAGAATATGAAAGCCACGGCTGCTACTCAGGTTCTGCCGTTATTGCTGATGACCGAATCACGCTGATTTACACCGGTAATGTGAAATATCCTGATGGCTCGCGCACCGCATTCCAATGTCTGGCACAGGAGAATGAGCGAGGGGAATACGACAAATTAGGACCAGTGCTCCCATTACCTGCGGGCTATACCGGCCATGTTCGCGACCCGAAAGTCTGGCAGCACGACGGTCAGTGGTACATGGTTTTAGGCGCGCAAGATAAGCAACTGCAAGGGAAAGTGCTGCTATTACGCTCCGATGATTTACGTAAATGGCATAATCTGGGTGAAATTGCCGGTTCTGGTCTGGGCGGATTAGGCCCGTTTGGCTATATGTGGGAATGCCCTGACATATTCAGGTTAGCGGATCAGGAGGTGCTGATTTTCTGCCCGCAGGGCATCGCTGCTGAAGCAGAGCGTTATCGTAATACCTTCCAGGCTGGCTATTTACTGGGCCAATTGGATTATACCAAGGCAGCATTCAACCATCAGGCGTTCCACGAACTGGATCTCGGCTTCGAATTCTACGCGCCACAAACCACGCTGGCCGCAGATGGCCGCCGCCTGTTATTCGCCTGGATGGGCATCCCGGATGAAGATGAGTTGTATCAACCCACCGTAGCCCATGGTTGGATCCATACCATGACCTGCCCACGAGAGCTGAGTCTGGTTGACGGCAAAGTCATTCAACGACCCGCGCGTGAATTGCAGGCATTGCGCCGTGAACATCGTCAGTGGCAAGGTCGTGCTCAACAGGCACCGGCACTCTCCATCCGCAGTGCTGAAATGATAGTCGAGGTTAGTGCGCCATTTATCCTCGAATTAGGCGATGAAATGATGCTGATATGGGATGGTGAACGTATCACACTAAGCCGCCGCAATCTGCGTACCGGGCTGCAAGAGTTCCGTTATTGGCGCGGTCAATTGCAGCAGTTACAACTGCTCTGCGATAGTTGCAGCATAGAGATATTTATCAATCAGGGAGAGGCGGTAATGACTACATGCTACTTCCCGACTGAAGACCCGATAGCAATCTTTAACGGAAATGCTGAACTGTGTCTGCAACACTGGTTGTTGTCTTCGCCCATGTTAGAATGA